The stretch of DNA gagacaaaaaagtctgacgtgttgagtaaaaactgctatttttagcatatttttagggccgacgtgttgctaccagacgtacagtgtgagcgcctgactCGTGAGATCggtcctgcgaggaagtcgtacagtttgagctgaagctgagcgctacgagtgaaaaagtcgcacagtgttcaAGCTTAAATCTGACGAGGGCGGAGAAAAAAGCAACTCACAGCAAAGACCTGAGGAGGAAAAAGTGGAATAGAAGCTTGGTTGAGGAACGAGAAGACCGACGGGTCCAGAGAAGCCGCTTCATTTGCATTCAGCCCAGCTGTGGAGACAGACTGCTGCTTAGCATCAGGAAGGTCGCTTCACACAACTCAGACCGGTGAACTGATCTCACCGGTGATGTTTCTCAAGTCGGACACCAGAGCTTCGGTCCAGGTGTCGGGACTTCCAAACGAAGACACGGCCAGCTGTTTGAGTTGTTGTAGCACGTCCAGCGGACACGGGAGATTATCCATCGACCCCACCGCTTCCCTGTGACACAAACACACGAGTCCAGTGTGTGAGTGTTGGTCGGCCACCTTCAGTAACATCTGACCTGTATCGTCTCAGCTCGACAAACTCTCCACTGATCACTGAGTCATTCATAGGACTAGCGGCAAAAATAAGCTCACATGGAGACTTCAGTAGAAATGGGAGCAATGGAGTGAAATGAAAAGTGTTTGTTGCACAAACCTGAAGGCGTTCACGCTGAGCTGACTGATCTCGCCGGAGCTCAGACCGCAGAAGAACCGGTTCAGAGTGACCATCGCTGTGGAGTCCAGCAGCGACGCTGTCAGGTTGTTGTACTTAGCAACAGCCCTCCACACCGACGGTATCTAATCAGACACAAGCGGCATCGGGGTTATGGCCTGCGGGCTCGCTACGGTCGCGTGAAACGGTTTGTCTGTAAATGACCTGCGAATCCTTCCAGCCGCAGAGAGCGACTTCATCCAGACTGTCGAGGGGCAGCGGAAGCCCAGCCAGGTCCGCGTTGGAGAAGCCCTGAGCGATGCACCTCAGCTGCACGACGGCGCTCTCGTTCATCTGCGACACGGGGCCAAACACCTGCGGGAGCAAATGAAGAGTTAAATGGaggtaaacaaataaacacaaacaggTAAAGGGGTTTAACCACAACAAGAGATGGAGGTAAAACGTGGGTCTAGATCTGGGATCCGTTTCACCTGGACTGCCTTTTTACTGAGCACGACCAGCTGGTCCGGGCTGTACCCAGGAACCGACCCGAGTGTGTCTACAGCAGCCAGGAAGGTGCCGTCTGACATCCCGTCCAGCTGGGACGCTGTCCAGAGGACGTTGTCCAGTCCCAGTTCTTCAATCAGAGCCGCGGTGGGTGCAGTCGTGCTGTTGGCTGAGGAGCACAGGCGGAAGGAGGAAAACGGTCACTGTTAATGAAGCGAGCAGAGGACGTGAACAGCTGACGGCGTTTTCCCTCACCTGCTCTCCTCCTGCGTGCTGAACTTGATGCAGCGGCGGTGGCAACTTCAAAGTACTTCTTTCTGAAAGCATCTGACATGCGGATGAGGTTTAACTTAAGGAACGCGAGACTATCCTTCATCCAAGGCTAAAGGAGACAGAGAGGATAAAATACACTTAGGACGGAAATTGGTGTTGGTTTGACGTAACATGCAGCAGGTAAGGAGGGTCACACACGGCATTGGGCAGAGCAGACGTGGCGTTATCATCCAAGAGGATGAGGGGACCGACTGATTCCACCAGCGCAGCTGTCCAGTTGGATGGACTCCTGCAGGAGATAAAGGCATCAGACTCTCATTCCCCAGAAGCAGCTCCAGCAGAAGTACGACCTACCCGAACGTCTGGGTGACCAGTCGGACCAGGTCGGGCCTGTGGAGCTGGGGGATGCTCTGGCAGGAGGCCATGGCCTGGAGGCTGAACTGGATCACATCAGGAGCCATCAGGGCAAGTCTGGAGGGCGGCGTCTCACACAGGATTGGTCCAAGCCTCAACACGTCCGCTTTGGTCAATTCAGACAGATTCTTCCCCTGAAAGTTCACAGAAGGGTCGTTTTACAGTCCTGCAACACGTAGCAGCATCACGCGGATGAGCTGAAACAGTCCTAGAAccacacgcgtgtgtgtgtgttcgctgAGGGCGATGGTCGTGTGTGAGCGTACGATCGTCAGGCAGAGCAGAGCTCTCTGTGTGAGCGCTAGACGAGACGGCGCGTTCAGAGGCAGCGAGTTCAGGTCAGCCGCCGCCATCTTGTCGAGGAACGCCTGGCACACGGAGTCGGGTAGGTCCTTCACCTTTTCAGGCCTGGGAGGAACAAAACGAGCAAAAACACGCTGTGACGTTAAAACTCGGTGTGAGGAGAGAACGTGTTTGGTGTTCTTACGTCATATAAAGTAGGAGCAAGTTAGGAATGGCAGCCAGCTCCTGCTCGGTGATGTTTCTGAAGTAGTCGCTTCTCTTCTGCTCCAAACTCTTAAAAAGTCTTCCTGCAGCACATctcacctgaaacacacacacacacacggtcgtgATAACCAGCGCGTCTAcgcgtgtgtgttttgttcagtaaACACCTACTTGAGTTTTGGAGAGCCACTGCGGCGTTTCTGCCAAGGCCTGAACCGTCTCCAGCAGCTGGCTGTCGTTAACTTCTGCGATCATCTTACAGGTGACGCCCTGCAGGACCGACTTCAGCCTCCTGTCTCACAGCACAGCAGCAACGAAACATCGCTCAACAGCAAACACAAGCCAGGAGCCAACACGGTCGTGTTTTATCGCACAAAAAGACAGAAATGAGTTTGTTTTTGTATTCAAGGTCATAAAAGTTCATCAAAGTATCCGCCGTTatggcaccgtcactctggaaccagttgccaccctcagttaggctgtccccatctctgccagtcttcaagagtcgcctaaaaacccacctcctccgcttggcgtttcctgaacatgtttgattttggccctctattatgttgattttatctcacagttttcattggttcactttttcccttgttttacacatttgtcctgtaccagaatgtttcacctttttttgtaatttgtaatttgaattgcttttattttctgatttattcactttatttaactttgtactgttccatgttcagcgccttgggcttcctgacagggttgtggaaggcgctttataaataaagctttgattttgatttgatttgaccgtTATTACAAGTTACATTacaaaatgtcatttttactCATGAGTATAATACTGGTGAGTTTACAGGAACTAGAAGGGAGCCACATCAcagcatctctcctctgattggctaacagcaacacgactgacTGCTcggcagcgttgatgttttatctccacaaataacacgagcctggaggagttctgctgtgtggtggagttgctaatgctaacggttagcttctactagctgagacgttctctgctgtttcctggatgctaacccaacaacagccttccccgtcgtgagtccatgaatgttaagtgacagcgactcagagtgactgattataatcagaaataatcattaaaactgggttttcagtgatccacaccgTTTAAATAAGTATCTGAAGACCTAAAGCAGACGTCACCTCACCTGAAGTTAACCTTGTTCAGCTCGCGCATCTTCTTCGCCAGGTAAGCTGCCTGAAACACACAAGAGAAAACGTTCCTGAGACGGAAGCTCGCTGCTTGGGACTGCGCTACGGTTCTCGTGAGCGTTACCTGTGACACACTCCAGGTTTTATTCTCCACTTGGTCCAAAGAGGTGATGTTGGCTTTTTTTAGGTTGGTGAGGGAAACGCAACGAAGCAAAGGCCCAGGCAGCTTCTCCATCAGATCTGAGAGGCTGGCGTTCCCGCCAAGCTACAGGAAAACAAGATTCCCAAATTCAAGTCAGTAAGGATCGGCGCGCGTGATGCATCCGCTGGTTCCTTCCTACTCACCCCCTCCAGCACGGCCTTCAGCTGCCCCTTATTCATCTGCTTGGACATGTTCCTCAGAGCCTCTGTGTTAGCTAGGACATCTTGAGCTTTGAGTTTCTTCAGTGCACAGCTCGGCAGACCCGCGGCCACCGACTGAAGGGCCATCACGTCCGCGCCCAACACCTCCCCACACTGAGGAGAACCAGAGTGAGAGAAGTATGAAGACCGGAGCAGGAATGATCAAACGGCTGTTTTCTCCACGGGCTCACCTTCTTCCCGCCCAGCTGTTTcttaaccagagtgaacatctggCTCCGAGACCATTCAACGCCCGGGTTCTGGAGGAGATCTTTGACATCAGCTGAGGAGAGAGTGGCCAGCTGCTTGGGCGGCACTAGAGCAACGTTACGGCCCAGGTCACGCAGAGCTTGAGCGGTGATGGGACCTGACAACACGTTTTTGATCAGGGCTTTCTCCAGCTTCAAAGGACAGAAAAGACAAGCGAGATGAAGACATTCaccatcgtgtcttctcctccagACGAGGAGCACGGACGTAAAACGGTTCGGTAAACGTGGGAAAGCTACCTTAGAGGTTATGGAGCTGTCACAGCTTGTCAGCTgagagaggagcttcttgctgaggtcagaggtcaagttTGAAGCGCTGTAGTAACAAGCCAAGGGGCCAAGTCTGGGGAGGGTCAAAGGTCGAGGTGGTAATCACTCATGAACCAAACAGCTTTACAGTGAGAATGTAAGAATACGCACTTATCCAGATATTTCTGAAACTCGTTTGGACTGAAGCATTGCTggaagctctgcagaagcatcTTGGCTAAGCTGGGGTTCATTCGGGTCACTCCACTCACGGAGGACGAGAACTGGCCTGAGGTGAAGTAGGCACACAGCTGGAGGAGCGAGAGAATGAACGTTAGAAGAACCGTCAGGGTTAGGTGTTTTTCACGCCCGCACAGACAAACTCACAGTTCCCTGTGGAGAGGCATCGACGTCAGTGGGTTGTAAACTGGAGAGAAACGGCCCGATCATGTTCAGAGCATCCGAGTCTAGCCATTTCACAGTCGGTTTGCACGAAGCCAACGGTTCTGAGTGATGAAAGAGACTTAAAACAATGCACGTGCACACAGAGTAGAGGAGAAACGATTAATCAGACATCATAAAATAATGTTGCACGTCCTGAACCGCTCCTAGAAGTGCAACTGTCAGCCCAGCTGGTGGAACATCACGACAACAAACATACTCCGTGATTTGCATGAGTTCCCGGGCTAAAGCCTTAAAATAGGAGCAAACGAATGCAAACACAGAGGAGATGTGCAAATATGCTGGGACTTGCAAATGGATCACCAACAAAGCAACCTGCAGGGACACACCCTGGCCCATCAGGGTTTCTCTGCATTACTGATGAAACAACAGTTCAGCTGTGTATTTCTGTTTACTTCGCCTCCATGCTTCTGCTTTATAAAGGTAAAGATACATAATTTAGTTATTCAATCTCTTTTTAAACAGCATCTTCTGCTTCTGCTCTTCCTGTTTAAAACAGAAGAGAGGACTAAAAGCTTGAAGGTTTAAATCAGTAAAACGAGGCTGACCGGAGCAGTCTGagagttagggctgggcaatgaatAGAAAatctatcgttatcgaaatttctgactcttatcgggaTAACTTTCCCACGTCAatacatttgataataaaaaaatgaaaagatgtaggttggcagcgttcacgtccctttaagaagctgtagcaccttgggTGGTTTTCTGAAAACAAAGCCGTCCTTTTTTACTTTTCACAAAGAACTCTGCCTCCTTTTCTCATCTGTTAAATTTATGGACAAAAAACAAGCTCTGGATTTGAATCATATGATTGCTGAACTAAATCTGTTAGAAAGCCCCTAAGGTAtaacttttttaaatgtttttttaaattatctgtctttttattcatttgtttgcttatttgatctgtttggggtttgtttttattttatttatttatctgttgttgtttgtaCTTCCTGTTCATTATCCTTCTTCTATATGTTGGAATTCAGCCTGTTCTGGTACTATCTCATGTTGGTAAAACTGTAGAGATTGCCATAATTGTTGTACATTATATTTtgtgcaaataaataaaaaaaatacttaaaaaacaaacaaacaaaaaacttgggtgtttctcagtgtccggGCGCCTGGCCTCGCGAGGCGATGTCTCGTGAGGCCAGGCGCCtcagacacggtccttccttggtcaaagaaaacggttaaatgcaacagacttgcatcacgtgaccgcggcttccaaagcggtcatgtaacgtcacgtgacacgggagataacgttatattttatacgtataagtttcaatataaatatataacgagccttttactttttaaattgtgtatatgtttattaaattaaatacataagtgagttactacccgctagccaccgaagctgcaactaaccaaccatagataacttctttggataaaaaaaaaacattttaaattagtagacttacttttaaacttgaaaactgtccccgaagtagctgccggcttctgatccgtcgTCCTTttaaaaataccgcggtgtattgtgggtaatttttgaccaaggctaggctactgaCACGcctgtgtatcctcgctcagctagctaaacggctaacaaacggagaacacctgCTCGGtaggagtcacgtaaaaatgtgactcaacataatacacgacacagctccatctagtggacaacttttgtttctgcgcacacctgtagttatcgtccttttatggttatcgaggtgaaatcctcaatataccgTGACATTGATGTTAGGCCACATTGCCCCGCTCTAGTCTGAGGTCATGATGAACTCGGGGTTCTTACTTGGTTTAGAGTTGGGTGTTTTCTTCAGCGTGCAGCTGAAGTTGTTCTGGACGATCTGCTCTCTAGCCCAGTTCAACACCTCGGCCCTCTGGTCCTCGTTCAGGGTGCTGTACACGCTCCGCAGCGTGATCATCCTGGAGTCAGTAGGAGTTACCGCTTTTAGAAACGTTGATAAGAAGCTGTTGACACAGTTTTACAAACCAAGCTCACATCTGTTTCAGCTTTTGTCCGTCTATGGTGGCGGGAAGGTTCATCACTGCAGAGGAAACGTCCAGCAGCACAGATCTGGCGGCTGACAGCAGCGTGTCGTAGTCGGCTGAGCTGAAGGTGCTTGTACTCGGTGATGCTGCGGTCGCCCAGGACAGAGGAGCCACAAACGCCTCCATGTAGCATTTAACTTGCTCCTGCAGGAGCAGAAACAAGAGGGTTAAACCAGCCTGAGTAAAAGCTTAAATGGGGTTTTGCTGTATTCTACTGACAGAAGAGTTCCTTATCGTCCTTATCATGGCAGGAAGATAACTGCAGTTCCACATGTTGCTCTTCTGAAAGACAGAGAAAAAGAACGAACTCACAGGTCAGGTGACTCATTTCAGGAATAAACCCACAAACTAATTATATGTAGAAACTTCTGTTCTGGGTGGCTGTTTCACAAAACCTCGATGGGGGATAAAGCCAGGATTTTCTGGTAATCCTGGTTTAGTCAATCCCTAATTTGATTTCACAAAAGCGGTGATCCACACGTCACCATGGAGATTTATTCTAAACATGGCACCTCCTGACCAGGTGAACATGGAGCGTGTCTTCATAGCTCCGCCTCAGCCTGGTGTGGAGTTTATGAAACCAAATAATCCAGGATGCTCTAACAGGGCTTGGTCAAGCCTAGCTTCCTGCTGTAATCCTGGATTACTGGATCCTGTTTTAGTGAAACCACCCCTCGTCTGCAGCGTGAGCACTACGTGTGTTTTACTGCGGGTCAACGTCTTCGCACCATTTTCTCTAAGGCCTCCACGGGGATTTGGCCAGGCGGGTTCTTGCTTGTGGCCGCGGTGAGGGAATTCAGCACAGGAAGAAAGGTGGACAGGAGGCTGTTGGACTGGTCTGCGGGTTTTCCTCCTGCAGTCAGGACACTGAAACACAAAACACACCAACGTGATGAAAACAAGCGCTTTGCTCTGAGACCTCGGGCCAGACTCACATTTGATCTCAAATAAAAGTCTAGTGAAGGACGAATGTCAGCCACTTTTGCCTCAGAATATTATTTAATTAATCATATATAGTTTATAAATACCTGCTGTTGAAGACGCTGCTCATCAGGGTTGCTGAAGGTGCAGGGTAACCTGTAACCATCATAATCCACAACGCCTTGCTGTGATTCAGTTGCGACTCAGAGATTTCACCCATTTACCATCTCCAACAGTCATATATTTAAtattaatttaaagagcaagtcacccccaaatcaacttttttttctgataaactagaggtaccctagaacgttagctggtaccatatgatgtcacaatgttgtcgtgagcctgtgtgtgtgtgtgtatttgttagcggctccgccctctcggtctgtcaggcaacagcatttgttgcatttttcaaacaggaagcgggagtggagtaatactctggtagggggggtgacttgctctttaaaaatgtttaattgaTGAAGCTTCTAAACAGAACAGTGTATGAACCActcacacaaaaataaataattcaaGAGAGGCGTAGAGCATTTTCTCACCTTTAGTCTGGCATTTCATCATCTGACAAAAGGAACAAAAatcttgattatgtatttatagtAAAACGCATCTCATATCTCAGCACACTAAATACGTAAACGTGAGTAAGATGGTATTTAGAGCCACAACCGAAGTAAATGAGCTGCATTGTGAAATGGTTGTTCTAGCAGACGGGTGTTGCAACATCTGTGGCTGAAGGGCGGAGGTGTAAAACTATTCTTTATTATAACTAAGTATCCTCATTAAAATGTGTTGGATGGCTTTCATTCCT from Nothobranchius furzeri strain GRZ-AD chromosome 5, NfurGRZ-RIMD1, whole genome shotgun sequence encodes:
- the otoa gene encoding otoancorin isoform X2 codes for the protein MQKHARNQQCHATSLNKTGQVDTHPGQIQPDVGRRQNDTHLSLSALVSEKEKAPNLLKLLPMSPKAGTWLFVLAVACSVVATVCPAETSNVMSVDDVVFIGKKLMMKCQTKGYPAPSATLMSSVFNSSVLTAGGKPADQSNSLLSTFLPVLNSLTAATSKNPPGQIPVEALEKMKSNMWNCSYLPAMIRTIRNSSEQVKCYMEAFVAPLSWATAASPSTSTFSSADYDTLLSAARSVLLDVSSAVMNLPATIDGQKLKQMMITLRSVYSTLNEDQRAEVLNWAREQIVQNNFSCTLKKTPNSKPKPLASCKPTVKWLDSDALNMIGPFLSSLQPTDVDASPQGTLCAYFTSGQFSSSVSGVTRMNPSLAKMLLQSFQQCFSPNEFQKYLDKLGPLACYYSASNLTSDLSKKLLSQLTSCDSSITSKLEKALIKNVLSGPITAQALRDLGRNVALVPPKQLATLSSADVKDLLQNPGVEWSRSQMFTLVKKQLGGKKCGEVLGADVMALQSVAAGLPSCALKKLKAQDVLANTEALRNMSKQMNKGQLKAVLEGLGGNASLSDLMEKLPGPLLRCVSLTNLKKANITSLDQVENKTWSVSQAAYLAKKMRELNKVNFRRLKSVLQGVTCKMIAEVNDSQLLETVQALAETPQWLSKTQVRCAAGRLFKSLEQKRSDYFRNITEQELAAIPNLLLLYMTPEKVKDLPDSVCQAFLDKMAAADLNSLPLNAPSRLALTQRALLCLTIGKNLSELTKADVLRLGPILCETPPSRLALMAPDVIQFSLQAMASCQSIPQLHRPDLVRLVTQTFGSPSNWTAALVESVGPLILLDDNATSALPNAPWMKDSLAFLKLNLIRMSDAFRKKYFEVATAAASSSARRRRAANSTTAPTAALIEELGLDNVLWTASQLDGMSDGTFLAAVDTLGSVPGYSPDQLVVLSKKAVQVFGPVSQMNESAVVQLRCIAQGFSNADLAGLPLPLDSLDEVALCGWKDSQIPSVWRAVAKYNNLTASLLDSTAMVTLNRFFCGLSSGEISQLSVNAFREAVGSMDNLPCPLDVLQQLKQLAVSSFGSPDTWTEALVSDLRNITAGLNANEAASLDPSVFSFLNQASIPLFPPQVFAALSPAQLENLGPDNAAMVTSGQRAALTPEQLRVVNRLATGSADSQAPPQSSAPALRVEAVFSALFLLIGLLLL
- the otoa gene encoding otoancorin isoform X1 gives rise to the protein MQKHARNQQCHATSLNKTGQVDTHPGQIQPDVGRRQNDTHLSLSALVSEKEKAPNLLKLLPMSPKAGTWLFVLAVACSVVATVCPAETSNVMSVDDVVFIGKKLMMKCQTKGYPAPSATLMSSVFNSSVLTAGGKPADQSNSLLSTFLPVLNSLTAATSKNPPGQIPVEALEKMKSNMWNCSYLPAMIRTIRNSSEQVKCYMEAFVAPLSWATAASPSTSTFSSADYDTLLSAARSVLLDVSSAVMNLPATIDGQKLKQMMITLRSVYSTLNEDQRAEVLNWAREQIVQNNFSCTLKKTPNSKPKPLASCKPTVKWLDSDALNMIGPFLSSLQPTDVDASPQGTLCAYFTSGQFSSSVSGVTRMNPSLAKMLLQSFQQCFSPNEFQKYLDKLGPLACYYSASNLTSDLSKKLLSQLTSCDSSITSKLEKALIKNVLSGPITAQALRDLGRNVALVPPKQLATLSSADVKDLLQNPGVEWSRSQMFTLVKKQLGGKKCGEVLGADVMALQSVAAGLPSCALKKLKAQDVLANTEALRNMSKQMNKGQLKAVLEGLGGNASLSDLMEKLPGPLLRCVSLTNLKKANITSLDQVENKTWSVSQAAYLAKKMRELNKVNFRRLKSVLQGVTCKMIAEVNDSQLLETVQALAETPQWLSKTQVRCAAGRLFKSLEQKRSDYFRNITEQELAAIPNLLLLYMTPEKVKDLPDSVCQAFLDKMAAADLNSLPLNAPSRLALTQRALLCLTIGKNLSELTKADVLRLGPILCETPPSRLALMAPDVIQFSLQAMASCQSIPQLHRPDLVRLVTQTFGSPSNWTAALVESVGPLILLDDNATSALPNAPWMKDSLAFLKLNLIRMSDAFRKKYFEVATAAASSSARRRRAANSTTAPTAALIEELGLDNVLWTASQLDGMSDGTFLAAVDTLGSVPGYSPDQLVVLSKKAVQVFGPVSQMNESAVVQLRCIAQGFSNADLAGLPLPLDSLDEVALCGWKDSQIPSVWRAVAKYNNLTASLLDSTAMVTLNRFFCGLSSGEISQLSVNAFREAVGSMDNLPCPLDVLQQLKQLAVSSFGSPDTWTEALVSDLRNITAGLNANEAASLDPSVFSFLNQASIPLFPPQVFAALSPAQLENLGPDNAAMVTSGQRAALTPEQLRVVNRLATGSADSQAPPQSSAAPALRVEAVFSALFLLIGLLLL